A region from the Lonchura striata isolate bLonStr1 chromosome 16, bLonStr1.mat, whole genome shotgun sequence genome encodes:
- the ARHGDIG gene encoding rho GDP-dissociation inhibitor 3, which produces MLGLDVCEAGGQLLELLWLALCYRDIMADKEGVTLSLEEEEDADVALAYKTPEKKSLQEIQELDPGDESLRKYKQALLGAIPAAVDASVPNVQVTKLTLMCEQAPGPITMDLTGDLEELRGQAFVLKEGVDYRVKVSFKVNREIVCGLRCLHLTYRRGRPVDRDVFMVGSYAPRAEEYEVVTPAEEAPRGWLARGSYRVRSLVTDDDKTEHLSWEWGLCIKKAWED; this is translated from the exons atGCTCGGCCTGGACGTGTGCGAGGCCGGcgggcagctgctggagctgctctggctggCGCTGTGCTACCGAG ACATCATGGCTGACAAGGAGGGGGTGACGCTAtcgctggaggaggaggaggatgccgACGTGGCCCTGGCGTACAAGACGCCGGAGAAGAAGAGCCTGCAGGAGATCCAGGAGCTGGACCCAGGGGATGAGAGCCTGCGGAAGTACAAGCAGGCACTGCTGGGCGCCATCCCTGCTGCCGTGG ATGCCAGCGTGCCCAACGTGCAGGTGACAAAGCTGACATTGATGTGCGAACAGGCGCCGGGGCCCATCACCATGGACCTGACAG GAGATCTGGAAGAGCTGAGAGGCCAGGCCTTTGTGCTGAAGGAAGGGGTGGACTACAGAGTGAAGGTGTCCTTCAAG GTGAACAGGGAGATCGTCTGCGGGCTGCGGTGCCTGCACCTCACCTACCGCCGGGGCCGGCCCG TGGATCGCGACGTGTTCATGGTGGGCAGCTACGCGCCGCGGGCCGAGGAGTACGAGGTGGTGACGCCGGCGGAGGAGGCGCCGCGGGGATGGCTGGCGCGGGGCTCCTACCGCGTCCGCTCCCTCGTCACCGACGACGACAAGACGGAGCACCTCTCCTGGGAGTGGGGCCTCTGCATAAAGAAGGCTTGGGAGGACTGA
- the PDIA2 gene encoding protein disulfide-isomerase A2: protein MRGCGSRLVWLLVLSLAWLGPALGGEDEDEEVIEEEEKEEKEDEVLTDEIKEEDNVLVLHEHNFARALSEHQLLLVEFYAPWCGHCQRLAPAYAQAATELRNESSPARLGKVDATAQTALATEFGITSYPTLKLFRDGNRTHPLEYTGRMDSQGIVRWMQRRAGPSATLLQDTDTIAAFINSQDLVVIGFFKDLRGEAAQAFFEVAVEMVDLTFGVAEAAELFQAYGLSADTVCLFKKFDERQTNFPVDPARGLDTAEITRLLRAHSLQLVMEFTKETSDQIFGAKIPHHMLLFLNKSSPEQLSLRDGFRAAAGDFRGEVLFVVVDVAGHGASVLPFFGMTAADAPTLRLVRMKNNRKYQMEQDDFSDSAVRSFVRAVLDGKVKPHLLSAEPPEDWDTQPLKVLVGKTFEQVAFDETKNVFVKFYAPWCPHCQAMEAAWEELAERYKDHEDIVIAKMDSTANELENITIHGYPTLYYFPAGPGRKMVEYKSSRDVETFSKFLENGGTLPEEPPVTKAPGNSTGKEGPSTPQTDESRDEL, encoded by the exons ATGCGCGGCTGCGGGTCCCGCCTGGTTTGGCTGCTGGTGCTGTCGCTGGCCTGGCTGGGCCCGGCTTTGGGGggcgaggatgaggatgaagaggtgatagaagaggaggaaaaggaggagaaagaggatgAAGTGCTCACAGATGAGAtcaaggaggaggacaatgtCCTGGTGCTCCATGAGCACAACTTTGCCCGTGCCCTGAGTGagcaccagctgctgctggtggagtTCT ACGCGCCGTGGTGTGGGCACTGCCAGCGGCTGGCTCCTGCCTATGCCCAGGCAGCCACTGAGCTGAGGAATgagtccagcccagcccggctggGCAAGGTGGATGCCacggcacagacagccctggccACTGAGTTTGGCATCACCTCCTACCCCACGCTCAAGCTCTTCCGTGATGGCAACCGCACCCACCCCCTGGAATACACCG GCCGCATGGACAGCCAGGGCATCGTGCGCTGGATGCAGCGCCGGGCTGGCCCCAGCGCCACGCTGCTGCAGGACACCGACACCATCGCAGCCTTCATCAACTCCCAGGACCTGGTGGTCATCGGCttcttcaag GACCTGAGGGGTGAGGCAGCCCAGGCGTTCTTCGAGGTGGCTGTCGAGATGGTGGACCTGACGTTCGGCGTGGCAGAGGCAGCTGAGCTCTTCCAGGCGTACGGGCTGTCAGCCGACACCGTCTGCCTGTTCAAGAAG ttTGATGAGAGACAGACAAACTTCCCTGTGGACCCGGCACGGGGGCTGGACACGGCTGAGATCACCCGGCTGCTCCGCGCCCACAGCCTGCAGCTGGTGATGGAGTTCACCAAGGAG acGTCTGACCAGATCTTCGGGGCCAAGATCCCCCATCACATGCTGCTCTTCCTCAACAAGTCCTCACCGGAGCAGCTGTCGCTGCGGGACGGCTTCAGGGCAGCTGCCGGTGACTTCCGGGGCGAG GTGCTCTTCGTGGTGGTGGACGTAGCCGGCCACGGCGCCAGTGTCCTGCCCTTCTTTGGCATGACCGCTGCTGATGCCCCCACCCTGCGCCTGGTCAGGATGAAGAACAATCGCAAGTACCAGATGGAGCAGGACGACTTCTCGGACTCGGCCGTTCGCAGCTTCGTCCGCGCGGTGCTGGACGGCAAGGTGAAG CCTCACCTGCTGAGTGCAGAGCCCCCTGAGGACTGGGACACACAGCCTCTTAAAGTCCTGGTGGGGAAGACCTTTGAGCAGGTGGCTTTCGATGAGACCAAGAACGTCTTTGTCAAGTTCT ACGCGCCGTGGTGCCCCCACTGCCAGGCCATGGAGGCCGCCTGGGAGGAGCTGGCCGAGCGCTACAAGGACCACGAGGACATCGTCATCGCCAAGATGGACTCCACGGCCAACGAGCTGGAGAACATCACCATCCACGGCTACCCCACCCTGTACTACttccccgcggggccgggcaggaag ATGGTTGAGTACAAGAGCAGCCGTGATGTGGAGACCTTCTCCAAGTTCCTGGAAAATGGGGGGACACTGCCTGAGGAGCCTCCG gtgaccAAGGCCCCTGGGAACAGCACGGGCAAGGAGGGTCCAAGTACACCGCAGACAGATGAATCCCGGGATGAGCTGTGA